Below is a genomic region from Candidatus Methylomirabilis sp..
GGGGACGAGATCCCAGACCTGCTTGCCCGGCAGGATCGCAAGCGCCGCCCGGGCGGCCACTCCCTTGACCCACCGGTGGAGCGCTGTCCGCCGGGACGGGCTGAGGCCCCGATAGTGCACGGCCAGGGCAAGCCCCTTCGACTCCAGGTGGGCCCCGGGGAACTCCGGGATGTCCCGGGTGAGGACAGCCGCCGCCGCGCGAATCCGCCGCCGCAAGACCGAGGCCTGGGGATGCCGGAACCGGAGGCCGGGCCCGCGGATCTCGAGCCCGTGGCAGCCGCCGTATACGATCCCCCGGAGGCCCACGCGGCGTTTGAGGTCGGGGAGGGACCGGCCCGAGAGGATCGCAAGGCCGACGCGGGAGGCGGCTGCCAGACGTGCCAGCGTCTTCCGGACCGCAGGGGCGAGCCGGGCGGCTTCGGGCCGAGAGACGATTGGCGCGAGCGTGCCGTCGAAGTCGAGAACCAGGAGGAGACCGGCTCCCGCTTCGAGCTCGGCCCCGAGTCGTGCTTGGAGGGAGCGGAGGCCCCCGGGGTGCGGCGCGACGTAGCTCAGCGTTCCCTGGCTCCGAGGTCGCCGACGGGGAAGCGGGACAGTTCGCTCAGCAAGTGGCCGGCCCAGCGGTAGATGTTGTGCTCCCGAACGACCTGGCGCATGCGCGCCATGCGGCTTCGGCGCTCGGCCGCGGGCATCTCGATCACCGTCCGGATCGCCTCGGCCATTTCGTCCACGTCGTAGGGATTGACCAGCACGGCGTCCCGCAGCTCCCGCGCCGCGCCGGTGAACCGGCTCAGGATCAGGGCGCCGTCCTCGTCCTCCCGGACCGAGACGAACTCCTTCGCCACCAGGTTCATCCCGTCGTGCAGCGATGTGACCATGCAGAAATCGGCCCACCGGTAGAAGGGCCAGATCTCCCGGTGGTTCCGGTGAGCCTTCAGAAGGAGGATCGGCCTCCACTGCTTGGTCTGGAGCCCCCGATTGACCTCCTCCACGGTGCGCTCCACCTCCTGCTCCAGCTCCCGGTACCGCGGGATGCGGCTCCGGCTCGGCGCGGCCATCTGGACGAAGGTCATCCGCTCCCGGTGTTCCGGGTACCGCTCGAAGAAGCGTCCGATCGCCCGGAACCGCTCGGGGAGCCCCTTGGTGTAGTCGATCCGGTCCACGCCGATGCCCAGGAACTCGGGCGAAATCCCCAGCTCCGCGAGCAGCACCTCCCGGGACACCTTCGGGGGATCGTCCACGAACGCGGGGGCCACGCTGATGGGGAACGGTTTCACGTAGGTGGTGTGTTGACCCCGAGCCACCGAGAAGTGCTCCCAGTCGATCCGCGACTCGATGGCGCGATCCACGGTCTCCAGGAAATTATTCGAATGGGACTGGGTGTGGAACCCGATCAGGTCGGCTGCCAGCATCCCCTGCAGGATCTCCGGCTGCCAGGGGCAGATCCCGAAGGCCTCTGCGTTCGGCCACGGGATGTGCCAGAAGATCGCGATGCGGGCATCGGGCCGGGCCTCCCGGATCCAGCGCGGGAGGAGGGCAAAGTGATAGTCCTGGATCAGGACCACCGGAGCCTCCGCCCCCGCCATTTCCTCCAGGACCGCCTCGGCGAACTTCCGGTTGGCGGCCGCGTACTGGGCCCAATCCTCCGGGCGGAAGATTGGCCGGGCGTGGACGATGTGGCAGAGAGGCCAGAGCCCTTCGTTGGCAAAGCCGTAGTAGTAGCCCGCCTCCTCTTCCTCCGACAGCCAGACCCGCCGGAGCGTATAGCGGGGGTCCCCCGGGGGCAGGCGAAGCGTCCCGCGGGCGTCCACCACCTCCCGGTCCGCGTCGCCGCTGCCGTGCGCGACCCACACCCCCCCGCAGGCTCGCATCACCGGCTCGAGAGCGGTCACGAGCCCGCTGGCCGGCGTCAGGGTCTCGATCTGC
It encodes:
- a CDS encoding trehalose-6-phosphate synthase — its product is MTFTFRLLGAIWLSALVVIGAFAFVSIHGERNRLTEDLERRAWLLGEGLKDAVEPLVEKAPPSRIERIVRKFGSPTRGVAVYDRFAGLLVATPELAPKLPPSFPFVSEAMTTGSVQKGFDLLREQKIYYYAVPLLGDERPSGALVIFHDAGHIEDRVSDIVRNNVIRFLVLAGALSLITLVVVRWTITHPLRRMAEWAKQLRSGETVPPPGVADPGLFGPLAAEVAGLARGLAKARAAAEQEASLRVQGESLWTEERLKQVVSLRLNDRPLVVVSNREPLSHVWRGRQIETLTPASGLVTALEPVMRACGGVWVAHGSGDADREVVDARGTLRLPPGDPRYTLRRVWLSEEEEAGYYYGFANEGLWPLCHIVHARPIFRPEDWAQYAAANRKFAEAVLEEMAGAEAPVVLIQDYHFALLPRWIREARPDARIAIFWHIPWPNAEAFGICPWQPEILQGMLAADLIGFHTQSHSNNFLETVDRAIESRIDWEHFSVARGQHTTYVKPFPISVAPAFVDDPPKVSREVLLAELGISPEFLGIGVDRIDYTKGLPERFRAIGRFFERYPEHRERMTFVQMAAPSRSRIPRYRELEQEVERTVEEVNRGLQTKQWRPILLLKAHRNHREIWPFYRWADFCMVTSLHDGMNLVAKEFVSVREDEDGALILSRFTGAARELRDAVLVNPYDVDEMAEAIRTVIEMPAAERRSRMARMRQVVREHNIYRWAGHLLSELSRFPVGDLGARER
- the otsB gene encoding trehalose-phosphatase, with translation MGRPLAERTVPLPRRRPRSQGTLSYVAPHPGGLRSLQARLGAELEAGAGLLLVLDFDGTLAPIVSRPEAARLAPAVRKTLARLAAASRVGLAILSGRSLPDLKRRVGLRGIVYGGCHGLEIRGPGLRFRHPQASVLRRRIRAAAAVLTRDIPEFPGAHLESKGLALAVHYRGLSPSRRTALHRWVKGVAARAALAILPGKQVWDLVP